A region of Fibrobacter succinogenes subsp. succinogenes S85 DNA encodes the following proteins:
- a CDS encoding BamA/OMP85 family outer membrane protein, translating into MSNAQLLDMSQISDKYMVENKINKIRVEGTHHMDERSVLGRIGIRTGQSYSPSSLSEKVQNSVSTLYASGLFDDVTAWVDYVGDEGSYVDLVFKVKELPALDTAILDGCDEVSEDDLRLKIHMITGQVYSKAQLERTRQAMLDHYRSEGFLLAEVGYREEPVDEYQNKVTFVIREGSKVRIRGIDVKGNDHVPVEEIADHMLSKENQWWGGGEFKENVFEADRDTVLNVFRHFGYLDAELNDYHAEYLPDSTCLFYLGRMVPVGERLAPLYTQLNEALADSTNPLYKMAGKPTMEVSHYYRNMRKAGDKYPLTRRMPQVKDEEGAWKILNDIIRYESARKEWLGLVADRKWNNPKIDSLLKIKKRSAYESKLLVRYMIEDMIPALYKYDNIKTSSDIIVHIDVTEGRRYYMGGLHFTGNEVQSDAMLGYVFRLDSGAVFDQYLYEASRKALLDSYREDGYLFAQFDEERTFENDSIVNLAYRMNEGLPAQIHKVHVRGNTKTNEKVIRREVRLYPGDTYRQSALERSFRDIMQLNYFDMVVPDIKVVGEQEVDLDFAVQEKQAGTGQFSLGVSYSESDGFVGTASISIPNCCMGDGQQAALNLEYGADKKSATLSFTEPWFLDKPITLGASLSYSWWNMEDYDEHDITRYGGNIFVGKRLKWPDDYFYGQVGYGWLMNDQGPNIDNSYVVYTGIESAFNFRIQRDDKNLPQFPTEGSRYVLDLQWANKYFGSDFEFVKADLSIKWWFPLFRDRLAIALTNEYGVIFGDKLQHRTLYTMGGVLGYDGMLRGYASGSIGRNRLGRSYQYIGAELQLGLVPQTFYLLPFFFDAGNVFGERIDTEARIDKPRKNPLSEWDPTTLKKDIGFGFRVVVPMLGIIGFDFAWPLDPGENYNGTKSTTVGDMEFNFVIGQAF; encoded by the coding sequence ATGTCGAATGCCCAATTGTTGGACATGTCGCAGATTTCCGACAAGTATATGGTTGAGAATAAGATCAACAAGATTCGCGTCGAAGGTACTCATCACATGGACGAACGTTCGGTTCTCGGGCGTATCGGCATCCGTACGGGTCAAAGCTATTCCCCGTCTTCGCTTTCCGAAAAAGTTCAGAATTCCGTGAGCACGCTTTATGCTTCGGGCCTTTTTGACGATGTGACTGCCTGGGTGGATTACGTTGGCGACGAAGGTTCCTATGTGGACTTGGTGTTTAAGGTCAAGGAACTCCCTGCTCTCGATACCGCAATTTTGGATGGTTGTGACGAAGTCTCTGAAGACGACCTCCGCTTGAAAATCCACATGATTACGGGTCAGGTCTATAGCAAGGCGCAATTGGAACGTACGCGCCAGGCCATGCTCGACCATTACCGCTCCGAAGGGTTTCTCCTTGCCGAAGTGGGCTACCGCGAAGAACCGGTGGACGAATACCAGAACAAGGTGACTTTCGTGATTCGCGAAGGCAGCAAGGTGCGTATTCGCGGCATTGACGTGAAGGGCAATGACCATGTGCCTGTCGAAGAAATCGCAGATCACATGCTCTCGAAAGAGAACCAGTGGTGGGGTGGCGGTGAATTCAAGGAAAATGTCTTTGAAGCCGACCGCGATACCGTGCTGAACGTCTTCCGCCATTTCGGTTACCTGGATGCAGAACTGAATGACTACCACGCCGAATACCTCCCGGATTCTACCTGCCTGTTCTATCTTGGACGCATGGTGCCGGTTGGAGAACGTCTGGCTCCGCTCTACACGCAGTTGAACGAGGCTCTGGCTGATTCGACGAACCCGCTTTACAAGATGGCGGGCAAGCCGACGATGGAAGTGTCTCACTATTACAGGAACATGCGCAAGGCGGGCGACAAGTATCCGCTCACAAGGCGTATGCCGCAGGTGAAGGACGAAGAAGGCGCCTGGAAGATCCTGAACGATATTATCCGCTACGAAAGCGCCCGCAAGGAATGGCTTGGCCTGGTGGCTGACCGCAAGTGGAATAACCCGAAGATTGATTCGCTCCTCAAGATCAAGAAGCGTTCCGCTTACGAAAGCAAGCTCCTCGTGCGTTACATGATCGAGGACATGATCCCCGCCCTTTACAAGTACGATAACATCAAGACCTCTAGCGATATTATCGTCCATATCGACGTGACCGAAGGCCGCCGCTACTACATGGGCGGACTCCACTTTACGGGTAACGAAGTCCAGAGCGACGCCATGCTTGGCTATGTGTTCCGTCTTGATAGCGGTGCCGTGTTTGACCAGTATCTCTACGAAGCATCCCGCAAGGCCTTGCTTGATTCTTACCGTGAAGATGGTTACCTCTTTGCCCAGTTCGACGAAGAGAGAACGTTTGAAAACGATTCCATTGTGAACCTTGCCTACAGGATGAATGAAGGCTTGCCTGCTCAGATCCACAAGGTGCATGTGCGTGGCAACACCAAGACGAACGAAAAGGTCATCCGCCGCGAAGTCCGTCTCTATCCGGGCGATACTTACCGCCAGTCCGCTTTGGAACGTAGCTTCCGCGACATTATGCAGCTCAACTACTTCGACATGGTCGTGCCTGATATCAAGGTCGTGGGCGAACAGGAAGTGGACCTCGACTTTGCCGTGCAAGAAAAGCAGGCCGGTACGGGTCAGTTCAGCTTGGGCGTTTCCTATAGCGAAAGCGATGGCTTTGTCGGTACGGCAAGTATTTCCATCCCGAACTGCTGTATGGGCGATGGTCAGCAGGCCGCCTTGAATTTGGAATACGGCGCCGACAAGAAGAGCGCAACACTTAGCTTTACCGAACCGTGGTTCCTCGACAAGCCGATTACGCTTGGTGCTAGCCTCAGCTACTCCTGGTGGAACATGGAAGACTACGACGAACACGACATTACCCGCTATGGTGGAAACATCTTTGTGGGTAAGCGCCTCAAGTGGCCGGACGACTACTTCTATGGTCAGGTTGGTTACGGCTGGCTCATGAACGACCAGGGGCCGAACATCGACAACAGCTACGTGGTCTATACGGGTATCGAATCGGCGTTCAACTTCCGCATCCAGCGTGACGACAAGAACTTGCCGCAGTTCCCGACCGAAGGTTCCCGCTACGTGCTCGATTTGCAGTGGGCCAACAAGTACTTTGGCAGTGACTTCGAATTCGTGAAGGCTGACCTCTCCATCAAGTGGTGGTTCCCGCTCTTCCGCGACCGCTTGGCAATTGCCCTTACAAACGAATACGGTGTCATCTTTGGTGACAAGTTGCAGCATCGCACGCTCTACACTATGGGTGGTGTGCTTGGTTACGATGGCATGCTCCGTGGTTATGCTTCTGGTTCTATTGGCCGTAACCGCCTGGGCCGCAGCTACCAGTATATCGGTGCAGAACTCCAGCTTGGCCTAGTGCCGCAGACGTTCTACCTGTTGCCGTTCTTCTTTGATGCCGGTAACGTGTTCGGTGAACGTATCGATACGGAAGCTAGAATTGACAAGCCGAGAAAGAACCCGCTTAGCGAATGGGATCCGACCACGCTCAAGAAGGATATCGGTTTTGGTTTCCGCGTCGTAGTTCCGATGCTTGGTATTATCGGCTTCGACTTTGCTTGGCCGCTTGATCCGGGTGAAAATTATAACGGTACGAAGTCCACTACGGTGGGTGATATGGAATTCAACTTTGTCATTGGTCAGGCTTTCTAG
- a CDS encoding OmpH family outer membrane protein, which yields MIRKLIVLLSVVFACASFAEDGLRIAHVDSKIIFDGFKGTRKAQEEYDRQVAKWEQQANLLQKELAAIKERLDKQVLMLSDEKKRELEAEYNKKDTELKSFIDRVYGRNGELITENEKVSAPIIQLIRKAVNEIALQEGYDMVIDRATGAVLFWKKENDLTNKVLNYLNNR from the coding sequence ATGATTCGCAAGTTGATCGTTTTGCTTTCGGTAGTCTTTGCCTGCGCAAGCTTTGCCGAAGACGGCCTTCGCATTGCCCATGTGGATTCAAAGATTATCTTTGACGGATTCAAGGGTACCAGGAAGGCTCAGGAAGAATACGACCGCCAGGTGGCAAAGTGGGAACAGCAGGCCAACCTCTTGCAGAAGGAACTTGCCGCTATCAAGGAAAGGCTCGATAAGCAGGTCCTGATGCTTTCGGACGAAAAGAAGCGCGAACTTGAAGCCGAGTACAACAAGAAGGATACGGAACTCAAGTCCTTTATTGACCGCGTCTATGGCCGTAACGGCGAGCTCATCACCGAAAACGAAAAGGTGAGCGCTCCGATTATCCAGCTTATCCGTAAGGCGGTGAACGAAATCGCTTTGCAGGAAGGCTATGACATGGTCATTGACCGTGCAACGGGCGCGGTACTTTTCTGGAAAAAGGAAAACGACCTTACGAACAAGGTGCTGAATTACCTGAATAACAGATAG
- a CDS encoding NAD(P)/FAD-dependent oxidoreductase, whose translation MFCNNEYDVVVIGAGPGGSVAARNLSRAGHKVLLLEKREKIGYPVRCGEASTKLSDLQTYGPIDEDCIETIINGLYIYGPNGVNIDLAQKGTGIMLNREKFDPWLAHLAANDGVEVVTRARAEFVGDVESGTRLVRVKLGEGAGETTEEVRAKMVIAADGVESRIGRQVGLDCLQKPAFTCTGVDIQVQGILTKPDYLTFWQGHDFINDGYIWSFPKVKSNVTNFGAGFLISNNHGSNVLDITMEWLYKLFPGAQINHVVGGVIPVSSVLKDYTLDRFALVGDAAHHTNPLTGGGIAAAMRAGRFCAQTVHEGFECGNLSKEFLKTYEKRCYDYFGRMHDFEYKFRRFLLNVNKEEQTELYKVLQNFAKHGCKKRAFLQTPVSSAKMLYKFLKFK comes from the coding sequence ATGTTCTGTAATAACGAATATGATGTCGTCGTCATTGGCGCAGGTCCCGGCGGAAGTGTTGCCGCGAGGAATCTTTCCCGTGCAGGCCACAAGGTTCTCCTTCTCGAAAAGCGCGAGAAGATTGGCTACCCTGTACGCTGCGGCGAAGCGAGCACCAAGCTTTCGGACTTACAGACTTACGGTCCGATTGACGAAGACTGCATCGAAACGATAATCAACGGACTTTATATTTACGGTCCGAACGGCGTAAACATCGACCTCGCGCAAAAAGGCACGGGCATCATGCTCAACCGCGAAAAATTCGACCCGTGGCTCGCCCACCTCGCCGCAAATGACGGCGTAGAAGTCGTCACCCGCGCCCGTGCAGAATTTGTCGGAGATGTCGAAAGCGGGACACGCCTCGTGCGCGTGAAACTCGGCGAAGGCGCCGGCGAAACAACCGAAGAAGTCCGTGCCAAGATGGTCATTGCCGCAGACGGTGTCGAAAGCCGCATCGGTCGCCAAGTCGGACTCGATTGCCTCCAGAAACCAGCATTCACCTGCACCGGTGTCGATATCCAAGTGCAAGGCATTCTCACCAAGCCGGACTACCTCACGTTCTGGCAAGGTCATGACTTTATCAACGACGGCTACATCTGGAGTTTCCCGAAGGTCAAATCCAACGTCACAAACTTCGGCGCAGGATTCCTGATTTCGAACAATCACGGTTCAAACGTCTTGGACATCACGATGGAATGGCTCTATAAGCTCTTCCCGGGAGCGCAAATCAATCACGTTGTCGGAGGCGTCATTCCCGTCTCGAGCGTTCTGAAAGATTACACGCTGGACCGCTTTGCCCTCGTTGGCGACGCCGCCCATCACACGAACCCGCTTACAGGTGGCGGCATCGCGGCCGCCATGCGCGCCGGACGGTTCTGCGCCCAGACCGTCCACGAGGGCTTCGAATGCGGTAACTTAAGCAAGGAATTCCTCAAGACGTACGAAAAGCGCTGCTACGATTACTTTGGTCGCATGCACGACTTTGAATACAAGTTCCGCAGGTTTCTCTTGAACGTGAACAAGGAAGAACAAACAGAACTCTACAAGGTTCTTCAGAACTTCGCGAAGCACGGCTGCAAAAAGCGCGCCTTCTTGCAAACGCCTGTTTCCTCTGCGAAAATGCTCTACAAGTTCCTCAAGTTCAAATAG
- a CDS encoding 4Fe-4S dicluster domain-containing protein, whose amino-acid sequence MKVLVHNRGVCLECAGCVGVCPKMALDMYGLDLQIDQEKCIKCGLCTRACPAGALKIQELNDVL is encoded by the coding sequence ATGAAAGTTCTCGTTCACAACAGAGGTGTTTGCCTGGAATGCGCCGGCTGCGTCGGCGTGTGCCCCAAGATGGCGCTAGACATGTATGGTCTAGATTTGCAAATTGATCAGGAAAAATGTATCAAGTGCGGTCTCTGCACAAGAGCATGCCCCGCAGGCGCCCTCAAAATCCAGGAGTTGAACGATGTTCTGTAA
- a CDS encoding carboxypeptidase-like regulatory domain-containing protein yields MMNFKILNTAGIFALASIFSACTDENHAGVLTETESGTTIASIEGTVKNESGYPVASAKVNLISATHIAARMAPIKTATTDDDGKYTMDSVTAGDYALQISNTDHTQSGYQTITVEEGTTDLQTQSVPEVKLEENASLELKLSAYELDLGDTLCITGTLNCIAVQNKDIEAGTVILDEIPPMEFTKITLIKTSDEDTDSITQDVLWDFAPGKKLEVSEIRIPVIVSQDALSTAKYWIDKTELDSMIVPVTFKTSITNPVLLSDDGDTLALYKFENDPSNSKYLTVIPSIDVGTYTFSVVPSETAIQPAQIYKAFSETTPGMNIIQNESWKAFGSILGISFWITKDSLSSAADSIYVDTRQEESDVAFSIKVGREPNQLCAEIYKRTSEGEDDTENHYTLKDSSCQEVLDGERHHYSIFIQSHHIVIAIDGRVTDTKDFSDQFQSIPPITLGNHKLEDFVIYSLGEDVTQSSDSWNKLHAWLSAYYALQK; encoded by the coding sequence ATGATGAATTTTAAGATTTTAAATACAGCAGGGATTTTTGCCCTCGCATCGATTTTCTCCGCCTGTACCGACGAGAACCACGCCGGCGTACTCACGGAAACTGAATCCGGCACGACCATCGCAAGCATCGAAGGTACCGTCAAGAACGAAAGCGGATACCCGGTCGCAAGCGCCAAGGTAAACCTCATCTCGGCAACGCACATTGCAGCCCGCATGGCCCCCATCAAGACCGCCACGACAGACGACGACGGCAAGTACACGATGGATAGCGTCACCGCAGGCGACTATGCCTTGCAGATTAGCAACACGGACCACACGCAGTCCGGCTACCAGACCATTACCGTCGAAGAAGGCACCACCGACTTGCAGACGCAATCCGTCCCCGAAGTAAAGCTCGAAGAAAACGCAAGCCTCGAACTCAAGCTCAGCGCCTACGAGCTCGACTTGGGCGACACGCTCTGCATCACGGGCACGCTCAACTGCATCGCCGTACAGAACAAGGATATCGAAGCCGGAACCGTCATCCTCGACGAAATTCCGCCCATGGAATTCACGAAGATTACGCTCATCAAGACTTCGGACGAAGACACGGACTCCATCACGCAAGACGTCCTGTGGGATTTCGCTCCGGGCAAAAAGCTCGAAGTTTCGGAAATTCGCATTCCGGTCATCGTCTCGCAAGACGCCTTGAGCACCGCAAAATACTGGATCGACAAGACAGAACTCGATTCCATGATTGTCCCCGTCACTTTCAAGACGAGCATCACGAATCCCGTCCTTCTTAGCGACGACGGCGACACGCTTGCACTCTACAAGTTCGAAAACGACCCGAGCAACTCGAAGTACCTGACCGTCATCCCAAGCATCGATGTCGGAACATACACGTTCTCGGTGGTCCCAAGCGAAACGGCCATCCAGCCGGCGCAAATCTACAAGGCTTTCAGCGAAACGACTCCCGGCATGAACATCATCCAAAACGAAAGCTGGAAGGCGTTCGGCAGCATTCTTGGAATCAGTTTCTGGATAACGAAGGACAGCTTGTCTAGCGCAGCCGATTCCATCTACGTGGATACCCGTCAAGAAGAAAGCGATGTTGCCTTCAGCATAAAAGTCGGACGTGAACCGAACCAGCTCTGCGCCGAAATTTATAAAAGAACGTCTGAAGGCGAAGACGATACCGAAAACCATTACACCTTGAAGGATTCGTCTTGTCAAGAAGTTCTGGACGGAGAACGTCACCACTATTCGATATTCATCCAGTCTCATCATATCGTTATCGCCATAGATGGCAGGGTCACCGATACAAAGGACTTCAGCGATCAGTTCCAGTCCATTCCTCCAATTACATTGGGGAATCATAAGCTCGAAGACTTCGTCATCTATTCGCTCGGAGAAGACGTCACGCAAAGCAGCGACAGCTGGAACAAACTGCACGCCTGGCTCTCCGCCTACTACGCACTGCAGAAGTAA
- a CDS encoding TIGR02147 family protein, whose translation MENYIDIYQFTHFRKYLEEYQAARVQSDPEFTRTGICNMLGLPKTRSYFADVLRGKKVSPRMTAKFIEVLGLNKKAAKYFETMVKLDQAKTETARSAAMEELLHLHPNPQHILDSNTYEYYNHWYHSAMFAILDAMDVTDDLTPVQKRIFPKIPLGKIKDSLSLLEKLGLARKNESGFWKPTKESISSGPYNNAELIKQYQLQCFELSKQALITRPKMPTVMSTLTFSISNNAYKKLESELQEFKAKARRIISEDNEKANGVYQMNLHLFSNLDPEVKA comes from the coding sequence GTGGAAAACTATATCGACATTTACCAGTTTACGCACTTCCGCAAGTACTTGGAAGAATACCAGGCGGCTAGAGTCCAGTCCGACCCGGAATTCACCCGTACCGGAATCTGCAATATGCTCGGCCTCCCCAAGACGCGCAGCTACTTTGCCGATGTTCTCAGAGGGAAAAAGGTCAGCCCCCGCATGACAGCCAAGTTTATCGAAGTCCTCGGCCTCAACAAGAAAGCCGCAAAGTACTTCGAGACCATGGTGAAGCTTGACCAGGCAAAAACCGAGACGGCCCGTAGCGCCGCCATGGAAGAGCTCCTGCACCTGCACCCGAATCCGCAGCATATCCTCGATTCGAACACCTACGAATACTATAACCATTGGTACCATAGCGCAATGTTTGCTATTCTTGATGCTATGGACGTTACAGATGACTTGACACCGGTGCAAAAGAGAATCTTCCCGAAAATTCCACTCGGAAAGATTAAGGATTCGTTGTCTCTTTTGGAAAAGCTGGGCCTCGCCCGCAAGAACGAATCTGGTTTCTGGAAGCCGACCAAGGAATCCATCTCCAGCGGTCCGTACAACAACGCAGAACTCATCAAGCAGTACCAGCTGCAATGTTTTGAACTTTCGAAGCAGGCGCTCATCACGCGCCCCAAGATGCCGACCGTCATGAGCACGCTCACCTTCAGCATCTCGAACAACGCCTACAAGAAACTTGAATCCGAACTCCAGGAATTCAAGGCTAAGGCAAGACGCATCATCAGCGAGGACAACGAAAAGGCAAACGGCGTTTACCAGATGAACTTGCACTTGTTCTCTAACCTCGATCCGGAGGTTAAGGCATGA
- a CDS encoding NADH-quinone oxidoreductase subunit C — protein MTVEEIFAALEGKFDVKREPLDKWGVTAVVAAPYLHNAVQFLKEESGIKFDMLVDIAGIDYLTYPNHEGPRFAVSYAFKSMKNPGARIRLKVLVSEESLKVPTISDLYANANWYEREVYDQFGVIFEGHPDLRRLLNHVEFVGHPLRKDYPAQKRQWLSTNDYLLPELEKRLEELGYKVIQRSKEVETNDNEFLEGSIKA, from the coding sequence ATGACTGTTGAAGAAATCTTCGCCGCCCTTGAAGGAAAGTTTGACGTCAAGCGCGAACCGCTCGACAAGTGGGGTGTTACGGCTGTTGTTGCTGCTCCCTATCTGCATAACGCAGTCCAGTTCCTCAAGGAAGAATCCGGCATCAAGTTCGATATGCTCGTGGACATTGCCGGTATCGACTACTTGACTTACCCGAATCACGAAGGCCCTCGCTTTGCGGTCTCTTATGCTTTCAAAAGCATGAAAAATCCGGGTGCCCGCATCCGTCTTAAGGTGCTGGTGTCCGAAGAAAGCCTCAAGGTCCCGACGATTAGCGACCTCTATGCCAATGCGAACTGGTACGAACGCGAAGTCTATGACCAGTTCGGTGTGATTTTTGAAGGTCATCCGGACCTCCGCCGCTTGTTGAACCACGTTGAATTTGTTGGCCATCCGCTCCGCAAGGATTACCCTGCCCAGAAGCGCCAGTGGCTTTCGACAAACGACTACCTGCTTCCGGAACTCGAAAAGCGTCTCGAAGAACTTGGCTACAAGGTCATCCAGCGCTCTAAGGAAGTGGAAACGAACGACAATGAATTTTTGGAAGGGAGTATCAAGGCATGA
- a CDS encoding NADH-quinone oxidoreductase subunit D — translation MIVLDPNGEKLNLMPLNVGPSHPATHGCLRFLTAMDGETIVASVEEIGYLHRGFEKMVERGTWQQVVPYTDRLNYCSAIMNNIAFCRAVENMFGVEIPERSKVLRVIVNELSRINDHFVCVAAAFQDLGGTTPFMYAFNPREEIMCIWEKLTGARLTNSFARIGGLYRDSYEGFEQDVLAALNSTEKALKDLHACLDRNRIFLDRTVGIGKISAEKAISYGWTGPCLRASGVASDLRKDEPYYDYETYDWEVVVGTQGDCNDRLQVRLAEIEESVKIVRQALKRLAPGPVDIVDPRIRVPAHKLAYQDMEGLIGRFKSVYEGIRVPEGEYYCGSECANGELGFTIISDGSGHPYRIKVRPPCLTQFAAFHELVEGGLLADSMAVLSGLNIIAGELDR, via the coding sequence ATGATCGTATTAGATCCGAATGGCGAAAAGCTGAATTTGATGCCCTTGAACGTTGGGCCTAGCCACCCGGCAACTCACGGTTGCTTGCGCTTCTTGACCGCTATGGATGGTGAAACCATCGTGGCATCTGTCGAAGAAATCGGCTACCTGCACCGCGGGTTCGAAAAGATGGTCGAACGCGGCACTTGGCAGCAAGTTGTCCCGTACACGGACCGCTTGAACTACTGCTCTGCTATCATGAACAACATTGCGTTCTGCCGTGCAGTCGAAAACATGTTCGGTGTTGAAATCCCGGAACGTTCCAAGGTCCTCCGCGTGATTGTGAACGAACTTTCCCGTATCAACGACCACTTTGTGTGCGTTGCTGCTGCGTTCCAGGACTTGGGCGGTACGACTCCGTTCATGTACGCCTTCAACCCGCGTGAAGAAATCATGTGCATCTGGGAAAAGCTCACAGGTGCACGCCTTACGAACAGCTTTGCTCGCATTGGCGGTCTCTACCGCGATAGCTACGAAGGTTTTGAACAGGACGTTCTCGCAGCCCTCAATTCTACCGAAAAGGCATTGAAGGACTTGCACGCCTGCTTGGATAGAAACCGCATCTTCCTCGACCGTACGGTGGGCATCGGCAAGATTTCTGCTGAAAAGGCTATCAGCTACGGCTGGACGGGCCCCTGCCTCCGTGCATCCGGTGTTGCCTCTGACCTCCGCAAGGACGAACCGTACTACGATTATGAAACCTACGACTGGGAAGTCGTGGTCGGCACACAGGGCGACTGCAACGACCGTCTCCAGGTTCGTTTGGCCGAAATCGAAGAATCCGTAAAGATTGTGCGCCAGGCTTTGAAGCGCCTCGCTCCGGGTCCGGTCGATATCGTCGATCCGCGTATCCGCGTGCCGGCTCACAAGCTTGCTTATCAGGATATGGAAGGCCTTATCGGTCGCTTCAAGAGCGTTTACGAAGGCATCCGCGTTCCGGAAGGCGAATACTACTGCGGTTCCGAATGCGCTAACGGTGAACTTGGCTTCACGATTATTTCTGACGGCTCTGGCCATCCGTACCGTATCAAGGTGCGTCCGCCTTGCCTCACGCAGTTTGCTGCATTCCATGAACTCGTCGAAGGCGGTCTCTTGGCTGACTCCATGGCCGTGCTTTCGGGTCTCAACATTATTGCTGGAGAACTTGACCGATGA
- a CDS encoding complex I 24 kDa subunit family protein — MREHITGAVQFVSNNHLKFDRPAQPIDALPDPGQKFGYVNKPVPQPPTAEVLAKLNTPEIKERCADLLSRYPVGQAALLEVLWLVQGVFGWVPREGIRWAANVCGCAPAHALGVATFYTMYNHAPKGKFLLQFCRNISCTIKGAPSLIAYVEHALNIKTGETTPDGLFTILQVECLGSCGNGPMMLVNDDFATDADGDVLTMKPGTKLTTDSIDRILKWCYAHEDNIPKHDVLGGTVKGHCGHPGAPGAIAKPQVADYAPPSPVLNVKSEADETGATLTWKGAPEFTKIVVEKKNGNDWVAVGEPGVKDKAFVDPNGKVGDEYRMIATSGERVAKPSAVAVTKQKPAPEQKAV, encoded by the coding sequence ATGAGAGAACATATTACTGGCGCTGTCCAATTTGTCTCGAACAATCATTTGAAGTTCGACCGTCCGGCACAGCCGATTGATGCTTTGCCGGATCCGGGCCAGAAGTTTGGCTATGTGAACAAGCCTGTGCCGCAGCCGCCTACGGCTGAAGTGCTCGCGAAGCTCAATACGCCTGAAATCAAGGAACGCTGCGCTGATTTGCTCAGCCGCTATCCGGTCGGTCAGGCTGCACTTCTCGAAGTGCTTTGGCTCGTGCAGGGCGTGTTTGGCTGGGTGCCGCGCGAAGGAATCCGCTGGGCTGCTAACGTCTGCGGTTGCGCTCCGGCTCATGCTCTTGGCGTTGCTACGTTCTATACGATGTACAACCACGCTCCGAAGGGCAAGTTCCTCTTGCAGTTCTGCCGTAACATCAGCTGCACGATCAAGGGCGCTCCGAGCCTTATCGCTTATGTGGAACATGCTTTAAACATCAAGACGGGCGAAACGACTCCGGATGGTCTCTTTACGATCCTCCAGGTGGAATGCCTCGGTTCTTGCGGTAACGGCCCGATGATGCTCGTGAACGACGACTTCGCTACAGACGCTGATGGCGACGTGCTCACGATGAAGCCGGGTACAAAGCTTACGACCGACAGCATCGACCGCATCCTCAAGTGGTGCTATGCTCATGAAGACAACATTCCGAAGCACGATGTGCTCGGCGGTACGGTGAAGGGCCATTGCGGTCATCCGGGCGCTCCGGGTGCTATCGCAAAGCCGCAGGTTGCTGACTACGCTCCTCCTTCTCCGGTTTTGAATGTCAAGTCCGAAGCTGACGAAACGGGCGCTACCCTCACTTGGAAGGGCGCTCCGGAATTCACGAAGATTGTCGTCGAAAAGAAGAATGGCAATGACTGGGTCGCTGTTGGCGAGCCGGGCGTGAAGGACAAGGCTTTTGTGGACCCGAACGGAAAGGTCGGCGACGAATACCGTATGATTGCGACCTCCGGTGAACGTGTTGCTAAACCCTCGGCTGTTGCTGTGACTAAGCAGAAGCCCGCACCGGAACAAAAGGCGGTTTAA